The sequence gaatACCATAAGGACATTGTTAGTATAAGATAATCATTTTAAAAGTGTTTttagttttcttttttttttttttttttgtttcataaAAGATTTTCATGTttgtatttatgtttatgcgATACCATAACATTCAAAAAcctaatttttcttttcacatTTAGCCCGCTGAAAGAGCCATCcagatttttattttttcttataagcAAAAggattattaatataaaaaaatttgttctatttatagaaaaattattcatttttttttaaaacaatttttttattaacaaaaaaagaaggaaaaacaGGAAGTTAACAAgtttaataacataaatagttacttttaagaatatttcttttttcccccttttaATTAAGTCTTATAGGTACTTAACCTCTTGtctcttaaaaaaaaaataagagaaaGCAAACAGTAGGTGCAGTCTTatactttaatttattttattttgttttattattataaacttAAGGTTATGAAACATTTaacaaatgaaaacaaaaaatttgttccattttatatgcaacaattttatgataataataaaaaaaaaatctcatacatataaatagtagagtaatttatgtattatgcaATCCATTTTAATAAAGGTAATTACGgagtataaatgtatatataaaaatacatataaaacaaaaataatggtacatattcttttttaattaaacatgagtgcttttgttttttaaaacataattcCTATAACCATAAATACATGTTAATACACATAATCATATATAGAGTTaaatttcgtttttttcaCATGAACGtgcatatatttcataaaatctgtcgaaaaattaatttaaccaaaaaaaaagaaaaagaaatgtgTGATGGGAAAAATAAGGAAGGCATGCATAAAAACGTAACGCagaaaaatgcataaatttatacatacatacatacatatatatatatatatatatatatatttatttatttatttatttatttatttacgcGTTTTTACGTGATACCTAAATTCAACTAAAGCaatcataattttatttaggAGTAAAATTTGTCTGTAAACCCTAACATATATCAAAGCAAGCGGCTGTAAAAGTTGGCACaactatttcatttttaactattacatatttttctattaactATAAAACcactttgttttattttattttcgtttacattttttcaaaCTTTCCAAAAATGGAGCTGTCTTCTCTTGGTCATTGTTCACACCATATATTATACCTACCCTTATAAGTTTTCCAGTTCTctccatatatatttacttatatatagtaagaaaaaaagtgcaatgttactattattgcCTCCCTTCTTATTAAACCTTCTTAgaaataattacataatagcaagtaatataaaatagtagttaatatataaaagtaatatatgaCCGtgagtaatatataattgtgagtaatatataattgtgagtaatatataaaattaaccACTATATAATAGAAAGTACTATATAATAGagagtaatatataatagaaagTACTATATAATAGAGAGTACTATATAATAGAAAGTACTATATAATAGAAAGTACTATATAATAGAAAGTACCATATAACAGCAAGTAATAACAGGTGCCTATTTGTCAGGATAGTATAACGGATAATTAGAGGGTAAGCTGTCAAAATATTCTGCGGGTAATCTATAAGAAATTTTTGCTCCTTCGTACGACCTTGCAAAACCAACTATaggcatatatttatagcaAACTTGTAAAATgattaaattatttcttaaccCATTATAATAATCTTTAAGAGAATATTTGGtaataaaattcttaaaattctttttagcagtctttttattttttataatataatctTGAATAATTACTTcgttttttactttttcggGTGTTTGATATGTTACTAAAACATAAAGAAATAACTGTTTCAAATTCCAGTTAAACGCTTTTCTCATATCATATGATAAATCTAGAGATAACACTACTTCATCtccttttatatatctattgtAAACAATTCTTTTTACACTTTTTACTTGTATATTTGTTACCATTTCCTTTTCatcaaacaaataaaatgatgTTCCATAATTAAAAACACACAGGACAAGAAAGCATAAAGccatagaataaaaaattacattcaGCCTATTCAAAAAGTTGTCCATATTTTTTGACAAATgggtatatttataattatatatgaaaactTGTTTTCTTAAAGATTTTCAATCGGcgtgcatacatatgcatgGGGAAGGgggttatatatatgtatgcttaTGTGTAATTAAGTTTTTGTACGTATCGACAActatgtttatacatatatatgcaattgTATTTGTTCGTATATGTATGCGTGTGTTTGTACGTATATGCGTTTATATATAGGAAAACCTCTATAAATAAGTTGTTACGAAAAAATGATTCATcgtatttaatatataacacaCCACATGCGCTTGTATgggtgtatgtatgtattcatatattgCATAAAAAACCCTTACTACAAAAGCAAAATAACTGAAAGGgctacataatatatatatatataaaaaaaaaaaaaaaaattagccaCAAATTTAAAGTATTAAAAACACTATTACAtagtttttttcataatattaaatacaaaaaagagTTTCATGTTAATATGCTTCACAAAAATTCTCGCCTCCTCGCGTGTGAAAAAATGtaagttatttttattaagtgtattataagtatatagGCACGTATGAATGttcgtatgtatgtatgtatgtatgtaagtatatgattatattcatggaacttaattttactaaaaatgGGAAAAGCGCGACAATGTAAAAGTACATATTTTGCTTCAAATATATCcgttatatgtacaaatttttaaattttacctCAGATTTACGCATCAATTTGTAACAAacttgtacatatatacatatgtatatacgtaaatgGGAAAAGCTATATAagttttatgtacatatttatgtacgaTGTTTTGggtttacatatacattcatTTTAACATCATTTCTGGGCACATTCTTGATATCCACCCtcacttttatattattttgacattttattcaatttttttttatatcctttAAGCAAtctaataattattatcaacAATGATATAAAAGATTCTCCTTTAATCTTTAATATTTAGTGgttgttctttttattatttttatatatatattttctatatagctattttatttgtatatattaagcatcttcaaaaattatgccataacattatacatatatatatacatatgtatatatatatatatataaatatatacgtcAACATAACATTCCAATTGCACACTTAAAATATACTGTTAATGTATGAAGGCCccaattaatatatttcaaattataatttaacaaaaCAAACAGAAAAGGCGAGAACAATATTGTGCTTGTTAGAagttttatttctttttaaagttattatatatttaactgttatataaaatttacattcTGTATTTTTGGAGTGAGATttttaaactatttttttatttttttcatatttattttatcatgcGTTTTAAGGGAAAAAACTTTAAGCGCaacatcttttttttatagaataaatatataaaattttataacaaaaaaatacataaaaatatatttatatatataagtttaaATAAACAGGAATAATAACCACCCTTCTTTAAATTAATCTGAAGAATTAAAAACGTGGATATAAATGCCCTCtctagttttattttttttattttttattaatattttgattGAGCAATGACGAATATTAAAGATGTAAAATATGACCTAGGCTTAGATATGACAGTAGAagaccaaaaaaaaattgggaAATTCACaaatttacattataaaCAGTCTGTTTACGAACAAAAGATGAAAttaatgaaagaaaatatatcaaacATTGATTCCTCAATTGATGAAGTCTCACTTGTTTTCGACCCCCAAGATGTTATGCTAAATATAGGTATACGCCCATTTATCCTTCTCTTTCCCTTCTCTGTCTTTTTCTCATGCCATCCCTGTGTGTATGCATACAGTGGTGTATTTACATTCTTACTACAATaacatttttccttttttgaattccaacaaattatatgcttaatttttttttaattttttcaaggCGACTGCTTTTTTAGCTTTGACACAGATTACGTGGAAGAAAGCTTGGAACAGATCAACAGCGAAGGAAGAAAAAtcttaaataaattagaacaagaatataagaatatcataaaggaaaaagaaaaattaaaaactgAATTATATGCAAAATTTGGAAATAGAATCGATCTCAACTGAATgcattattacatatatattatgtacatacatgtataatgTAACTAGACCCCCGCTCTTCAAATGATATagctttttttattctttttttgtgtaaGAAGGACAGCACagtttaaatgaaaaaatttattataaaatgtagGCATTTCCTTAAAATTTGCCAAGGTTAACTTagtttcctttatttttcttgtgAAAAACATACAGAGGGAAAATTTTCCCCTTTGCAATTACGTCTATCAGCATGGGAacatacgtatgtacaaTTACACAtccacacatacatacaaacgtATATAGCCCCACGCTTACACatgtgcatatttatataaatacaatgtGGGTTCAagtattatgaaaatttgattcttcatattttaaaagtgcGTTGTTTTTctacatacaaatacatataaggATCGGTCGCTACGaacatttttcattctttattcatcttctattttattttatgatacatgactttttttgtttttctctaCAATATactgttttttaaattttttttttatttgactttattttttgttatttcacAAATAAACATGTTTCTAAcaaaaaacaacaaaaaaaaaaaaaaaaaaaataccaaaAAGAACATACTAGAATAAATATCACATTTACTAgtaagttaaaataaaaattaagcaGTACATATTCACACCTGTATGTAAAGttcatgtacatgtacaaacAAATATGTTATAAGCGTATGTACAATGGTTTCTgattctattatatatatcatctcAAAAATAGGTCAATATACTAATTTCCACACTTTTTTTacagaattatatttttatatgccCAAGGTAACGTAAAGCTGGGCAAAACTTGAAAAAGGCAAAATTAACACGCAAGTGTtaacacatttatatatacataaatattatatacatgaaGAACATGCTTCTTATACAAAccacttttctttttttttttacccctTTTCTTGGTAACGAGATGTGTATAGAATCACTCAAAATATGTCTATTCATTTTCAAAAACAAATTCCTTtttcgaatttttttttatactaaaaaataacttCCATTTTTAAAAGGATTTCCTCTAAGATTTGTtaagaaatatacataaaaaaataataaatggaaTTTGTTTCATCtagttttaattaaattagtattagtaaatttatattagtatgtatatatatatataaatatatttcgtaCACGCGAACGTTTATATTCGTAAAATGGTTATATATggaattgaaaaaaaaaattttaattcggtgaagaaaaaatttgaagtataatctattattatacaattaCACTCATATGTATTAGAAAAATGAactaaaattgaaaaaactaagaatatatataatattatcaataaaaaatgttatatattaaaatataatgaaaaataatggGAATTtcctattttataaaaaaaaaattttttttttatgaacatatgctattattaatttagaagaaaattttcctattatatattatatattaaaattacacAAACGTGGCATTCGTTATATAACGAATTAATgaaagatttaaaaaaaaaaaaaaagttttaccATTTGTAATTATGgtatgcataaaaaaaaagaaaaaaaattaaattgcctaatttattttttcttttttttgaaaaaagaattaagtgaaattcttcttttttataacaatttcCATTAagatgaaataatataatatatattgagcAGTGAGCACATTTATatcttcatatattatattgttaatctattgtatatatatatatatatatatatatttacatttatactatatacgtatatacatttacatatttaacatacatttaaatatatgttttacatTGATTGTACATTGCACTGGAATTTATTCATGGCACTGTTACATGTTTTATATTgtcatgtatgtataataatataatgaaacgtatataatatatatatatataacacatgtatttatcatatataatgtacataTTCCATACAGTTAGCTCCGAGTATATATTGCACAATTTCGTACaattgtatgtatacataagaTGTGAGAACAaaagattaaaataaaaaatttaaattcatttatatataacttttaatttttatgatataatgatatttaacccaaattttgtttatacattattttgcgaatatttttaaaggtactctttttaaaaatttgacTTAATCATTATTcgaatttttaattaatatgagtttttttttttttttttttttttttaaagtaaaatataattaataggATTTTTATCCTTTGAATAAATAGAAGAATATCAGTGGTATgtcataaatattaaatcatACTGAATGTATAACCGAAGCACAAATCTATGCTCATCCATACccatctatatatatatctaccCATGTTTTAGCATTAAGTGAACAAAACGTAGAAAAGGAGCAACTCtttgtatacatgtatgtgcatatgtacatatatatatgtatttgtgttTTTGCGTACATAAATGGTTGTTCCTTTACCAAAAGTTTTATGCTACTCTTATACAATTGTTACTCCCGTTGTAATGTATATTACCTTTTTCCATGTTTGTTGAAATATGAACCCATTTTAGAtcacactttttttttctttttttttttttaccgtACCATTGTGGAGTATATAAAGAGATACATGTTAAATTcatttgtacttttttttccttttcaccATTCCATCTTTTACCCATTTTGATAGTACATTTACAATTGccgtaaataattttctaaagTTAAGCTTGatgtatttgtttattttttataatgattAAAGACAACAAACTACCCAttgataatattaattacgaagttataaaaaaagtaaatgttgataataaacataatgaAATATGTGAATTAAAGGATTACGCAAATAGAACAACCAAAATTTTGAAGAGTGATACATTATCAGAAAAGTCATCTTATGGGataaatgattttttaaataatgaaaagataAACGAAGATTTggaaaataaagatataccaaaatataatgatactGTAAGTAAAGAATCTATTAATTATGCAGAAGGATTTGGTGTTACATATAATGAAGTGAACCAACCGGAGTCAAGGAGTAGTGCAAGTTTCAACATAGATATcaataaagatataataaaatatatgaattccATATGTAAAGACAGTAGTACTGAAAGGGTTGAACAGGTACAGGAAAACGAAGGGGAAGATTATTTAAATGGTGCTtcgtataaaaataactcaGACGTTTCAACTGCTTCTGCAGGTACTGGTATTACGCGTAGAATACTTAAGGAGGGTCATATGAAGGAAATTAATCAGAACATCGGGAAGGATAATAATGATCAAAATAATCATACAGATGTCAATGTTAGTAATAATCAAAGCGCTAATAATATCAACATATTAAGTAGTTTCAGTATCGAAGACAACAGTCATCGCAGGAGTGAGAGAAACAACCAAATGGAAAAGGATCACCAGTCCGTGGAAATTGATATGGTAATTACTGAAAAAGACAAATTTTTTGATACTAGTAATAACAGGCAAAATCGTTCTCTAAAGGGTGAggataattttaataagaaCAAGGATTTCACTGTGGATTGTTCtgatacaaataataaacacACACCTGATGATATTAAGGAAGATGTGGAAAAACATAATCCAAATTTACTTGAAAAAACTAGCTTGTCAGaaatctttaaaaattatacaaattatgCAATAATCAATGCCTTGAGTAGTAACTTGAATAGTGAAAATTGTTCAGAGTTTTTTCTCACAAACAGTGAGGTGACAAAAAGGGAACAAGTTGTTGAGGAGAAGGTAGACAAAGTAAAGAAAGTTAACAAATTGGAAAAATTAGTCAAAGGGCATGAAGTGGACCTAAATAAAGAAAGGAACGAACCGAGCAAACTCATCGAATACACATGTACTAATGATCACGGTGCAGGTGTAGAAGCATCCAAACAGTTAATTGTAGAGAATAAAGACAAGGAGAAAATTCTACAGTTACTTCAGGACAATTTAGGAAAAAACAAGTTAAacaatatgaataaaaatttattatttctgaAAAGAATgcaacaatatttttatcgaaagtatattaatattaaatttccAAATGATTCAAATGACTATTATTACTTGTTAGATTTAGATTGGTTTAACAATTTAAAAGATTTTCTGTTCAAAAATTCTGGTACCTACCCAGGTCCaattacaaattataaattgtATAACACTAATAAATCAGAAATACTTAATGATGTCTATATggtaaataaagaaaatttaaaaagaaatttaaaagaagggaaagattatatatgtacaaataaatacatgtgGAGATTTTTACACTTCTTATATAGAGGAGGACCAtgtattaaaagaaatagtaACAATATCTATGATCAATTTGTACCTATTTCGAATAAGGACGTaatgcataaaaatattatttatttaatggaATCTAAGTAtgtagaaaatttattttcacattttaaTTACTCAAACGAATCGATTATCCttagtagtaataattcaaaaaaaaatgctcaGCAATCTTCGGAATTATCCGAACAGTCCGAATATCCAAAATCGTCCAAATATTCATCCAACAGTAGTTGTAATACACACTTAACTACAAATATGTGtaacataaataaagaacAATGTGCACACAGCTATTAtgattttttacaattttataacataaaagaaaaagaaagtgGCCATCCTTATTTTGTCGAGTATGATCAATCAATATCAAAAGTTATGAAAAGGTTgaacgaaataaaaaataaaaatcatgATGATTGCACCTATTCCTTTCATTCAGACGATGATGATGATGTATCAAATGAAAGATGCATTATGCATAATATGAATACCTCGAGTAAaactaatgaaaaaaatgaaaggagCATGGAAAACATTCctttaaaaaaggaagatgAAGAGGAAGAGGAAAAGGAAGAATCAACAGAACGGAATagtaattttgaaaatactTTTATGACTACTGACAAGAATAATTCTGGGGATAACAACTTGGCTGATGACCTTTGTAGCTCCttgaacaataatataacaaatggAACGAGTATGAATGTGGGcaataaaaaggaatatcAAAACGGAAGTAGTAGCAAGATTGGTAAGAAAAGCAATGATAACAAAAAAGATGGAAGTAATAGCAACAACAAAAATGACAAAAGGAAaggtagtaatagtaataacagaCATAACCATAATAAcaacagtaacaataataataataataataataataataataataataataataataataataataataataataataataataataataataataataataataataataataataataataataataataataataataataataataataataataataataataataataataataataataataataataataataataataataataataataataataataataataataataataataataataataataataataataataataataataataataataataataataataataataataataataataataataacaagaacaataataataacaataacaataacaataacaacaaaaaagaggatggaaataaaaggaataatgAAAGCGATGATGGTCAAAATAAGGACAcagaaaaagaacaaaatgaacacgaaacaaaagaaaataaggaaaaaaaaaaatcaggTGGTGATGAAAGCATTAACAAGAAAAGTAATAATGagaaagaaaatgaaaataacaaCATAAA comes from Plasmodium malariae genome assembly, chromosome: 7 and encodes:
- the SPC3 gene encoding signal peptidase complex subunit 3, putative, producing MDNFLNRLNVIFYSMALCFLVLCVFNYGTSFYLFDEKEMVTNIQVKSVKRIVYNRYIKGDEVVLSLDLSYDMRKAFNWNLKQLFLYVLVTYQTPEKVKNEVIIQDYIIKNKKTAKKNFKNFITKYSLKDYYNGLRNNLIILQVCYKYMPIVGFARSYEGAKISYRLPAEYFDSLPSNYPLYYPDK
- the PmUG01_07016000 gene encoding prefoldin subunit 4, putative, whose protein sequence is MTNIKDVKYDLGLDMTVEDQKKIGKFTNLHYKQSVYEQKMKLMKENISNIDSSIDEVSLVFDPQDVMLNIDYVEESLEQINSEGRKILNKLEQEYKNIIKEKEKLKTELYAKFGNRIDLN
- the PmUG01_07016100 gene encoding ubiquitin specific protease, putative, which produces MIKDNKLPIDNINYEVIKKVNVDNKHNEICELKDYANRTTKILKSDTLSEKSSYGINDFLNNEKINEDLENKDIPKYNDTVSKESINYAEGFGVTYNEVNQPESRSSASFNIDINKDIIKYMNSICKDSSTERVEQVQENEGEDYLNGASYKNNSDVSTASAGTGITRRILKEGHMKEINQNIGKDNNDQNNHTDVNVSNNQSANNINILSSFSIEDNSHRRSERNNQMEKDHQSVEIDMVITEKDKFFDTSNNRQNRSLKGEDNFNKNKDFTVDCSDTNNKHTPDDIKEDVEKHNPNLLEKTSLSEIFKNYTNYAIINALSSNLNSENCSEFFLTNSEVTKREQVVEEKVDKVKKVNKLEKLVKGHEVDLNKERNEPSKLIEYTCTNDHGAGVEASKQLIVENKDKEKILQLLQDNLGKNKLNNMNKNLLFLKRMQQYFYRKYINIKFPNDSNDYYYLLDLDWFNNLKDFLFKNSGTYPGPITNYKLYNTNKSEILNDVYMVNKENLKRNLKEGKDYICTNKYMWRFLHFLYRGGPCIKRNSNNIYDQFVPISNKDVMHKNIIYLMESKYVENLFSHFNYSNESIILSSNNSKKNAQQSSELSEQSEYPKSSKYSSNSSCNTHLTTNMCNINKEQCAHSYYDFLQFYNIKEKESGHPYFVEYDQSISKVMKRLNEIKNKNHDDCTYSFHSDDDDDVSNERCIMHNMNTSSKTNEKNERSMENIPLKKEDEEEEEKEESTERNSNFENTFMTTDKNNSGDNNLADDLCSSLNNNITNGTSMNVGNKKEYQNGSSSKIGKKSNDNKKDGSNSNNKNDKRKGSNSNNRHNHNNNSNNNNNNNNNNNNNNNNNNNNNNNNNNNNNNNNNNNNNNNNNNNNNNNNNNNNNNNNNNNNNNNNNNNNNNNNNNNNNNNNNNNNNNNNNNNNNNNNNNNNNNNNNNKNNNNNNNNNNNNKKEDGNKRNNESDDGQNKDTEKEQNEHETKENKEKKKSGGDESINKKSNNEKENENNNIKRECSVNTNVSYFGPKAQISAPQMILSKYSVKKKNIEKNDTSKTYLIPLPKKNSVGCHSSNGNEVYKSCEEYNNDNACTSSNGYLTTTETESKGTTENTTKSSFDEGEKKKKYYDIQDNTDAGKEKNSKKKNSGKKENSNSSRSSCSSSSSISNKSTGSNSSDRSNASKKKGTHENNEEGKKKKKKKNSLSISTISKEEKKKDLIVKKKSDDVSSKKDKSQISSNRMSTNNVTLKKKSNNSSNSSDANYSSNSSSCQSSSNNSSNFSIRNQTISNLHKFNDKAHLKNMMSPNNSKKEAELYNNNLSAIMSKEQPAGIINYSTTCYINVVMQCLSVFFKLIYTLHNYVTVKYKNVNFSSDDTDNMNSSFINKNFFTNSIPFNLFGNNNNKKKDECLLLTFSYKLFQLSKMHNKGKVLCVNKLLNLLNDKYSYLFEYNEQQDCHEFLLLMFDFIHNMMKVVDENVDKSNQIDYYLKKEQSIISDLFLGLIEEKITCSQCEYVNYIYQPVYNLSVNVFKKNPENNLNDNLIEYFKKEEVNSTCEKCKCKKMYKQSCVYKQPNILIIHMIRLLEDGSKIDKPIKFDLNDFTVQNVLKKTNGQYIETPKKYNLSGVVVHRGLNSNCGHYICYTKRRHSNGATVWYKFDDSTVTAVDIAEVESAKAYCLFYESQ